A part of Populus alba chromosome 8, ASM523922v2, whole genome shotgun sequence genomic DNA contains:
- the LOC118042375 gene encoding DCC family protein At1g52590, chloroplastic — MAVLGSGSCTLLRLTPSIHDKRRIATFATQSPPRNDSAVNWVEATSGFFEKDSRPIMLFDGVCNLCNGGVRFVRDNDRNRRIRYEALQSEAGRKLLRRSGRAPDDISSVVLVERDRSHIKSEAVLKIMEYIDLPFPQLAFFLQIVPLFLRDFVYDNVANNRYTIFGRSESCEIYYD; from the exons ATGGCAGTTCTTGGTTCAGGCAGCTGCACACTATTAAGGCTGACACCTAGCATTCATGATAAACGAAGAATCGCCACTTTTGCCACTCAATCTCCTCCTAGAAATGACAGTGCAGTTAACTGGGTTGAAGCAACTAGTGGCTTCTTCGAGAAAGACTCGCGACCAATCATGTTATTTGATG GTGTGTGTAACCTCTGTAATGGAGGTGTAAGGTTTGTGCGAGATAATGACCGAAATAG GAGAATAAGGTATGAGGCTCTCCAGAGTGAGGCAGGGAGAAAACTGTTGAGGAGGTCCGGAAGAGCTCCTGATGATATTTCAAGTGTTGTGCTTGTTGAGAGAGATAG ATCACATATCAAGTCGGAAGCTGTGTTGAAGATTATGGAATACATAGACTTACCATTTCCCCAGCTAGCATTTTTCCTACAGATTGTTCCTCT GTTCTTGAGGGATTTTGTATATGACAATGTTGCAAATAATCGCTACACCATTTTTGGGCGCTCAGAATCATGCGAGATATATTATGACTGA